The genomic segment CGACGAGATCGAAGCGGTTCCGGCCTAAGAGATCTCGATAACGGGCAGGCCGAACTTCCGCCGCGCCATCGCGCATTCGGCGTCGCCCGGCATGCAGGTGCGGCACACCTCCGGCCGCACGTCATAGATACCGCAGGCCGTCGTCTTTCCGATCTCGCCTTGCAACGCCGCGCAGCGATCGCCCTCGCAGCGCATGCCCGATTGCCGGTCGTTGACGAGCGCCGCCGGGATCAGCGCAAGCTCCTCGTCGCTCTCGATCGAGAAGCGCGGCCAGTTCTGCGAATAGCCGCA from the Bradyrhizobium sp. WBAH42 genome contains:
- a CDS encoding YkgJ family cysteine cluster protein, whose translation is MDETELSSCCQGCGACCGYSQNWPRFSIESDEELALIPAALVNDRQSGMRCEGDRCAALQGEIGKTTACGIYDVRPEVCRTCMPGDAECAMARRKFGLPVIEIS